A genomic segment from Glycine soja cultivar W05 chromosome 18, ASM419377v2, whole genome shotgun sequence encodes:
- the LOC114395239 gene encoding lysine histidine transporter 2-like, producing the protein MGHSEENSDVAARQKAIDDWLPVTGSRNAKWWSSAFHNLTAMVGAGVLSLPFAMSNMGWGPGATVLILSWVITLYTLWQMVEMHEMVPGKRFDRYHELGQHAFGDKLGLWIVVPQQVVVEVGTCIVYMVTGGKSLKKVHDTLCPDCKDIKTSYWIVIFASVNIVLAQCPNLNSISAISFVAAAMSLIYSTIAWGASINKGIEANVDYGSRATSSADAVFNFFSALGDVAFAYAGHNVVLEIQATMPSSEDTPSKKPMWRGVILAYIGVAFCYLPVAFIGYYMFGNSVDDNILITLERPAWLIAAANLFVFVHVVGGYQVFAMPVFDMIETYMVTKLNFPPSTALRVTTRTIYVALTMLIGICIPFFGSLLGFLGGFAFAPTSYFLPCIIWLKLKKPKKFGLSWTINWICIILGVMLMIVSPIGALRNIILSAKNYEFFS; encoded by the exons ATGGGCCACTCTGAGGAAAACAGTGATGTTGCTGCCAGGCAGAAGGCAATCGATGATTGGCTTCCTGTCACTGGTTCCCGAAATGCCAAATGGTGGTCTTCAGCCTTCCACAATCTCACAGCCATGGTTGGTGCAGGTGTCCTCAGCCTTCCATTTGCCATGTCAAATATGGGCTG ggGCCCCGGTGCTACCGTGCTTATCTTGTCATGGGTTATCACCCTCTACACCCTATGGCAAATGGTTGAGATGCACGAAATGGTGCCAGGGAAAAGATTTGATAGGTACCATGAGTTGGGCCAGCATGCCTTCGGAGACAAGCTAGGTCTCTGGATTGTGGTTCCCCAACAAGTTGTTGTTGAAGTTGGCACGTGCATTGTCTATATGGTTACTGGTGGCAAGTCATTGAAGAAAGTTCATGATACCCTTTGTCCCGATTGCAAAGATATTAAGACCTCGTATTGGATTGTTATCTTCGCTTCTGTGAACATCGTTCTTGCGCAATGCCCTAACTTGAACTCCATCTCTGCTATCTCTTTTGTTGCAGCTGCCATGTCTTTGAT ATACTCAACCATCGCTTGGGGTGCTTCTATAAACAAGGGGATTGAAGCAAATGTGGATTATGGCTCCAGAGCCACTAGCTCTGCTGATGCTGTATTCAACTTCTTTTCTGCCTTGGGTGATGTAGCATTTGCCTACGCAGGTCACAATGTGGTTTTGGAAATTCAAGCAACCATGCCTTCATCCGAAGATACACCTTCCAAGAAACCCATGTGGAGAGGAGTTATTTTGGCATACATAGGAGTTGCATTCTGCTACTTACCTGTTGCCTTCATTGGATACTATATGTTTGGAAACTCAGTTGATGATAACATCCTCATCACACTAGAACGCCCCGCTTGGCTCATTGCCGCTGCTAACCTCTTTGTCTTTGTCCACGTTGTTGGAGGCTACCAG GTGTTTGCCATGCCAGTGTTTGATATGATCGAAACCTACATGGTTACGAAATTAAATTTCCCACCTTCTACTGCACTCCGAGTAACAACTCGCACTATATATGTTG CATTGACAATGTTAATTGGCATATGTATCCCGTTCTTTGGCTCTCTTCTTGGATTTCTTGGAGGCTTTGCGTTTGCCCCGACATCATATTTT TTGCCCTGTATCATATGGCTTAAGCTTAAAAAGCCCAAGAAATTTGGCTTGTCTTGGACGATTAACTGG ATCTGCATTATTCTTGGGGTAATGTTGATGATAGTATCTCCAATTGGTGCTCTAAGGAATATCATATTATCGGCCAAAAACTACGAGTTCTTCTCATAA